From a single Paenibacillus sp. FSL W8-0426 genomic region:
- the ytfJ gene encoding GerW family sporulation protein, with amino-acid sequence MSDHPIQGLMETAMENIKAMVDVNTIVGDAVETPDGTVILPISKVGFGFAAGGSDFNVNGDRSHSSNSGAKTEHAQSATVASPFGGGSGGGVSIRPIAFLVVGKQGVHIVPLDNSTHLFEKIIDSAPHMLDRIQSMIRGNADEEHTRVTVTSEGTAYN; translated from the coding sequence ATGTCCGATCATCCAATACAAGGTTTAATGGAAACTGCAATGGAAAACATCAAGGCGATGGTGGATGTCAACACGATTGTTGGCGATGCCGTCGAAACGCCGGATGGAACCGTCATCTTGCCCATCAGCAAGGTAGGCTTCGGTTTTGCTGCGGGCGGGAGCGATTTTAATGTGAACGGCGACCGATCGCACAGCTCTAATTCCGGAGCCAAAACGGAGCATGCACAATCTGCGACAGTTGCTTCACCGTTTGGCGGAGGCAGCGGCGGAGGCGTCTCCATCCGTCCGATCGCGTTTCTGGTCGTGGGCAAGCAAGGCGTTCATATCGTGCCGCTGGACAACTCCACGCATCTGTTCGAGAAGATCATCGATTCCGCACCTCACATGCTGGATCGCATTCAGAGCATGATTCGTGGCAACGCGGACGAGGAGCATACCCGGGTA
- the scpB gene encoding SMC-Scp complex subunit ScpB: MDFPKLKSIIEGLLFLSGEEGLSIKQISEIVDVSEERISDAIEEMKTEFAEHGRGVQILKIAGMVQLGTLPEHAVYFEKLAYSPARTTLSQAALETLAIVAYRQPITRVEIEEIRGVKSERAIHTLVNKDLIVEVGRAEAIGRPILYGTTRAFLDYFGLGSLSELPEPGLFEDTDNLEEETQMLFDKLDAQQSELDSLEQSMEEGTETSNDRSDAENEPDMKESD, from the coding sequence ATGGATTTTCCGAAATTGAAGTCGATTATTGAAGGCCTGTTGTTTCTGTCCGGGGAGGAAGGCCTGAGCATCAAACAAATCTCTGAAATCGTGGACGTATCGGAAGAACGGATATCGGATGCCATCGAAGAGATGAAAACAGAATTTGCGGAGCATGGCAGAGGCGTGCAAATTTTGAAAATTGCAGGCATGGTTCAATTGGGGACACTGCCCGAACATGCTGTCTATTTCGAGAAACTGGCCTACTCGCCGGCACGAACGACCCTTTCCCAAGCGGCACTCGAAACGCTCGCCATCGTTGCATATCGCCAGCCGATTACGAGGGTGGAGATTGAGGAGATTCGCGGCGTAAAGTCGGAGAGGGCCATCCACACCCTGGTGAACAAGGATCTGATCGTGGAAGTGGGACGCGCTGAAGCGATCGGAAGGCCTATTCTGTATGGGACGACGAGAGCTTTTTTGGATTACTTTGGCTTGGGTTCGCTCAGCGAATTGCCGGAGCCGGGGCTGTTTGAAGATACGGACAATCTGGAAGAAGAGACCCAGATGCTGTTTGACAAGCTGGATGCGCAGCAATCCGAGCTCGACAGCCTGGAGCAGAGCATGGAAGAAGGAACGGAAACATCGAATGATCGGAGCGATGCGGAAAACGAGCCCGATATGAAAGAATCGGATTAA
- a CDS encoding DUF2953 domain-containing protein, protein MLIWLGGIGAAVVLLLAAVLVSNVHIHVSFSKHKSDDFARFNVRLLYGLIRLNYEIPSIVFKNMKEGFLVKTEQRANTTRNENKGSERVNKRKIEKWSDDVSVMLRSTAELKQWIRQTLERVHMIRFIWTTRVSLGDAAHTAMLTGWLWGVKSGIVGFLSYQIRFDQPPQLDIIPEWSDEMEFRTDLDCRMKIKIWSIVVAGIRLTTRVLVVRGGWRMWMRLLKQRRHGQRRVNRQRGDSRV, encoded by the coding sequence GTGTTAATTTGGCTCGGAGGAATCGGTGCGGCGGTCGTGCTGCTGCTTGCTGCAGTTCTCGTCTCGAATGTTCATATCCACGTCTCATTCAGTAAACATAAGAGCGATGATTTTGCCCGATTCAACGTACGGCTCCTATATGGTCTGATCCGCTTGAATTATGAGATCCCCTCCATCGTTTTCAAGAATATGAAGGAAGGCTTTCTTGTGAAAACGGAGCAGAGAGCGAACACGACCCGTAACGAAAATAAAGGAAGCGAGCGGGTAAACAAACGCAAAATCGAAAAATGGAGCGACGATGTCAGCGTCATGCTTAGAAGTACGGCTGAATTAAAACAATGGATCAGGCAAACGCTGGAACGAGTACATATGATTCGATTTATTTGGACAACCCGGGTCAGTCTGGGGGACGCAGCGCATACGGCGATGCTCACAGGCTGGTTATGGGGGGTCAAATCCGGTATCGTTGGTTTTTTGTCTTACCAGATCCGCTTCGATCAGCCGCCTCAACTGGACATTATTCCCGAGTGGAGTGACGAAATGGAGTTCCGCACGGATTTGGATTGCCGTATGAAAATAAAAATATGGTCAATCGTTGTTGCAGGCATAAGGCTAACGACCAGAGTCCTTGTTGTTCGGGGAGGATGGCGTATGTGGATGAGGCTGTTAAAGCAGCGGAGACACGGCCAACGGAGAGTAAACCGGCAACGGGGAGATTCCCGGGTATAG